A stretch of the Notamacropus eugenii isolate mMacEug1 chromosome 2, mMacEug1.pri_v2, whole genome shotgun sequence genome encodes the following:
- the DIRAS3 gene encoding GTP-binding protein Di-Ras3, which produces MPERSSDYRVVVFGAAGVGKSSLVLRFVRGTFRETYVPTIEDTYRQVICCEKSVCTLQITDTTGSHQFPAMQRLSISKGHAFILVYSVTSKQSLEDLLPIYEQIRQIKGDVQKVPIMLVGNKTDEEQRELQASEGEALANKWNCSFMETSAKNNSNVQELFEELLNLEKRRPVCLQVDGKKAKQPTRTARLRGKCCLM; this is translated from the coding sequence ATGCCTGAGCGCAGCAGCGACTACCGTGTGGTGGTGTTCGGGGCAGCCGGAGTCGGAAAGAGTTCGCTGGTCCTCAGGTTTGTCCGGGGCACTTTCCGGGAAACCTACGTGCCGACCATCGAAGACACCTACCGCCAAGTCATCTGCTGTGAAAAGAGCGTCTGCACTCTCCAGATCACCGACACAACAGGTAGTCACCAATTCCCAGCCATGCAAAGGCTCTCCATCTCCAAGGGTCACGCCTTTATCCTGGTGTACTCGGTCACCAGCAAGCAGTCCCTGGAAGACCTGCTGCCCATCTACGAGCAGATCCGCCAGATCAAAGGGGATGTGCAGAAGGTCCCCATCATGCTGGTGGGGAACAAGACGGACGAGGAGCAGCGGGAACTGCAGGCCAGCGAGGGGGAGGCTCTGGCCAACAAGTGGAACTGCTCCTTCATGGAGACCTCTGCCAAGAACAACTCCAACGTGCAGGAGCTTTTCGAGGAGCTGCTGAACCTGGAGAAGAGACGACCTGTGTGTCTACAGGTGGATGGGAAGAAAGCCAAGCAGCCCACCCGAACCGCCCGGCTGAGAGGCAAGTGCTGTCTTATGTAA